In Nitrospira sp., one genomic interval encodes:
- a CDS encoding aminotransferase class V-fold PLP-dependent enzyme, whose product MILLNPGPVNVSERVRQALLRPDICHRESEFSELLGRIQQKLLTAFVPGAEGEYVAVILTGSGTAAVESAVMSCLPIGKRMLVLNNGVYGERISNMIGLHRLGVSELKMDWTTRPDPERLRLALRQHPEVHAVAMVHHETTTGLLNPVKQIAEVVDSQNRVFVVDSVSGLGGEAIDIAGSHIYMVAGTAGKCIQGFPGVSFVLLRKGFLDRMRAYPKRSWYLHLTHYVDDQGRGTIPFTPAVQVYYAFEAALDELLEEGVANRARRYRQVATQIRERMGRLGVKAILPPEFQSNTITAFHLPDGVGYQILHDQLKARGYVIYAGQGQLESKAFRIANMGALNESQIEGFLSAFEQVLAGAAGRS is encoded by the coding sequence GTGATCTTACTCAATCCCGGTCCCGTCAATGTGTCCGAACGGGTGCGGCAAGCGCTGTTGCGCCCTGATATCTGCCACCGTGAGTCGGAATTCTCTGAGCTGCTCGGTCGCATCCAACAGAAGCTGCTGACGGCCTTCGTGCCCGGCGCCGAGGGCGAGTACGTCGCCGTGATCTTGACGGGTTCCGGCACCGCTGCCGTGGAATCCGCCGTCATGTCATGCCTGCCGATCGGGAAGCGCATGCTGGTGCTCAATAACGGCGTCTACGGCGAGCGCATCTCGAACATGATCGGTCTGCATCGGCTCGGTGTGTCCGAATTGAAAATGGATTGGACGACGCGTCCAGACCCGGAGCGGCTGCGGCTGGCGCTCCGGCAACATCCCGAAGTCCATGCGGTGGCGATGGTCCACCATGAAACCACCACGGGGCTCCTCAACCCCGTCAAGCAAATCGCCGAGGTCGTCGACAGCCAAAACCGCGTATTTGTCGTGGACTCCGTGAGCGGATTGGGCGGCGAAGCGATCGACATCGCCGGCTCGCACATCTATATGGTGGCCGGTACCGCAGGGAAATGTATCCAAGGATTCCCCGGGGTGTCGTTCGTCTTGCTGCGTAAGGGATTCTTGGACCGGATGCGAGCCTACCCCAAGCGTTCGTGGTATCTGCACCTGACCCATTATGTGGATGATCAGGGGAGGGGGACTATCCCGTTCACTCCGGCGGTCCAAGTCTATTATGCCTTTGAGGCCGCGTTGGATGAGCTATTAGAGGAAGGGGTGGCCAATCGGGCGCGGCGGTATCGTCAGGTCGCCACGCAGATTCGCGAACGCATGGGCCGGCTCGGTGTCAAGGCGATCTTGCCGCCGGAGTTCCAGTCGAACACGATCACGGCCTTCCACCTGCCGGACGGCGTCGGCTACCAGATCTTGCATGATCAATTGAAGGCTCGCGGCTACGTGATTTATGCCGGTCAAGGCCAATTGGAATCGAAAGCCTTCCGCATCGCCAATATGGGGGCCTTGAACGAGTCACAGATCGAAGGCTTTTTATCGGCCTTCGAGCAGGTGCTGGCAGGCGCCGCCGGTCGCTCATGA